One genomic window of Streptomyces sp. NBC_01276 includes the following:
- a CDS encoding streptophobe family protein, which yields MIRSSVRTSAHASPGAWRDALVAALAGFAVMTAVAAAGLACAGAGDLPGGAFPRVLAAVVVMAAGGAVGGSAEAGPLAGAEVSLSVMPLSVSLAGALTTGFLFLRPLRGRAVVTPRELLLRAARLTVLWLLLLTLSGLLARQDFGLSPGDSPLGDLGELLGGAPSVGFRADLPATLLFGLLWILGLQLITLLVSRRAPLPAALVRFHAAVRPAAHATAVLLVAYVGLGLAVGLVTAATRGHAARTLAVLLLGLPNLAWPALTVGFGGAWQGRVEGPFGLPVPQVLDRVLRGSEASTVDVASLAEHDPRAWWLVPVAAVLLLGTGVLAAVRSPAHVRPHRHALHLAVALALATLTVCLLARVEVRFGLSLLGIGDVAGLAGTAELTPHLWRTTGLALLWGAVAGFLGALLSRPVRRRRGGRAPAAP from the coding sequence GTGATCCGCTCCTCCGTCAGGACCTCCGCGCACGCCTCCCCCGGGGCCTGGCGCGACGCGCTCGTCGCCGCCCTGGCGGGCTTCGCGGTGATGACCGCGGTGGCCGCGGCCGGGCTCGCCTGCGCGGGAGCGGGCGATCTGCCGGGGGGCGCCTTCCCCCGGGTGCTCGCCGCCGTCGTGGTGATGGCCGCGGGCGGCGCGGTCGGGGGCTCCGCCGAGGCGGGCCCGCTGGCCGGGGCGGAGGTGAGCCTGTCGGTGATGCCCCTGTCGGTCAGCCTGGCCGGTGCGCTCACCACGGGCTTCCTCTTCCTGCGTCCGCTGCGGGGCCGGGCGGTGGTCACGCCCCGGGAACTGCTCTTGCGGGCCGCCCGGCTGACCGTCCTGTGGCTGCTCCTGCTCACCCTGTCCGGCCTCCTGGCCCGGCAGGACTTCGGGCTCTCCCCCGGGGACTCACCGCTCGGGGACCTCGGCGAGCTGCTCGGCGGCGCACCGTCGGTGGGCTTCCGGGCCGACCTGCCCGCCACGCTCCTCTTCGGGCTGCTGTGGATCCTGGGCCTGCAGCTGATCACCCTGCTGGTCTCGCGGCGAGCGCCGCTCCCGGCGGCCCTGGTCCGCTTCCACGCGGCGGTGCGCCCGGCCGCCCACGCCACCGCCGTCCTGCTCGTCGCGTACGTCGGGCTCGGCCTGGCCGTCGGCCTGGTGACGGCCGCCACCCGGGGCCACGCCGCCCGGACCCTGGCCGTGCTCCTGCTCGGCCTGCCCAACCTGGCCTGGCCGGCCCTCACCGTGGGCTTCGGCGGTGCGTGGCAGGGCCGGGTGGAGGGGCCGTTCGGCCTGCCGGTGCCGCAGGTGCTGGACCGGGTCCTGCGCGGCTCCGAGGCGTCGACCGTCGACGTGGCCTCGCTCGCGGAGCACGACCCGCGGGCCTGGTGGCTGGTGCCGGTGGCGGCCGTCCTGCTGCTCGGCACCGGGGTGCTGGCCGCCGTACGCTCCCCCGCGCACGTGCGGCCCCACCGGCACGCCCTGCACCTGGCGGTGGCGCTCGCGCTGGCCACCCTGACGGTGTGCCTGCTCGCCCGGGTCGAGGTCCGGTTCGGTCTGTCCCTCCTGGGCATCGGCGACGTGGCCGGCCTCGCGGGCACCGCCGAACTCACCCCGCACCTGTGGCGCACGACGGGACTCGCCCTCCTCTGGGGCGCCGTGGCGGGCTTCCTCGGCGCGCTCCTGTCCCGCCCCGTCCGGCGCCGCCGGGGCGGGCGGGCCCCGGCGGCACCGTGA
- a CDS encoding DUF6777 domain-containing protein yields MTTQPSGERPPQPHQPSPPDASSSGPSSGRPTGPPSGPLSGGAAPGPPGPPPPAPPGGPPGGPPGGEPPGGARPWWRSGPRIAAAAVALAAVAALVVVLTRPGGGGSTQRAGAEVFLQPAAVTGPAPFTESTAAREATPPPYSPAPNPTPSPTGTGTTPTRSVSGSAPGLYGGTKDVASCDVPRQIAALSAEPAKNAAFASALGLDPSAVPGYLRALTPVQLRTDTRVTNHGYRDGRAVPYQAVLQAGTAVLVDDRGVPRVRCACGNPLGAPVPLPANPKRSGQPWPSYRPGEAVVIAPSKTVVHKIVIYDHESGRWYERDRGAAPKPDRPVPPPPTPTPPAGTPSPATSPPSSGATSPPVTGTPRTPGTGTPEDTATATTPSGSPSGGPGDTSAPSAPASKPPALTDRSTPSGPTTPPGPSTAPPAGLAPASPSGSGAGSGEAEANGEG; encoded by the coding sequence GTGACCACGCAGCCCTCCGGCGAACGGCCGCCGCAGCCCCACCAGCCGTCACCGCCGGACGCGTCATCGTCCGGGCCCTCGTCCGGGCGCCCCACCGGGCCCCCTTCCGGACCGCTCTCCGGAGGGGCGGCGCCGGGTCCCCCCGGACCGCCGCCCCCGGCACCGCCCGGTGGGCCTCCCGGTGGGCCTCCCGGTGGGGAGCCGCCGGGCGGGGCGCGGCCCTGGTGGCGGTCCGGCCCCCGGATCGCGGCGGCGGCCGTGGCGCTGGCCGCCGTGGCCGCCCTGGTCGTGGTGCTGACCCGGCCGGGCGGCGGGGGCTCCACGCAGCGGGCCGGGGCCGAGGTGTTCCTCCAGCCGGCCGCGGTGACCGGCCCCGCCCCGTTCACCGAGTCCACGGCCGCGCGGGAGGCCACCCCGCCCCCGTACAGCCCGGCCCCGAACCCGACCCCGTCCCCGACGGGCACCGGCACCACCCCGACCCGCAGCGTCAGCGGCTCCGCTCCCGGCCTCTACGGCGGCACGAAGGACGTCGCCAGCTGCGACGTGCCGAGGCAGATCGCGGCGCTGTCCGCCGAGCCCGCCAAGAACGCGGCCTTCGCCTCCGCCCTCGGCCTCGACCCCTCCGCCGTTCCCGGCTACCTGCGCGCCCTGACCCCCGTACAGCTGCGCACGGACACCCGGGTCACCAACCACGGCTACCGCGACGGCAGGGCCGTCCCCTACCAGGCGGTCCTCCAGGCGGGAACGGCCGTACTGGTGGACGACCGCGGGGTACCGCGGGTCCGCTGCGCATGCGGCAACCCCCTCGGCGCCCCCGTGCCGCTGCCGGCGAACCCGAAGCGCTCCGGACAGCCCTGGCCCTCGTACCGGCCCGGCGAGGCCGTGGTGATCGCACCGTCGAAGACGGTGGTGCACAAGATCGTGATCTACGACCACGAGAGCGGCCGCTGGTACGAGCGCGACCGGGGCGCGGCCCCGAAGCCGGACCGTCCCGTACCGCCGCCGCCGACCCCCACCCCGCCGGCCGGCACGCCCTCGCCGGCCACCTCCCCGCCGTCCTCCGGCGCCACCTCACCGCCCGTGACCGGCACCCCGCGCACCCCGGGCACCGGAACGCCTGAGGACACCGCCACGGCGACCACCCCGTCCGGGAGCCCGTCGGGCGGCCCGGGGGACACGTCCGCCCCCTCGGCGCCGGCGTCGAAGCCGCCCGCCCTCACCGACCGCAGCACCCCGAGCGGTCCCACCACCCCGCCCGGCCCCTCCACCGCCCCGCCGGCGGGCCTGGCCCCGGCCTCCCCGTCCGGGTCCGGGGCCGGATCCGGGGAAGCGGAGGCGAACGGGGAAGGCTAG
- a CDS encoding SpoIIE family protein phosphatase, with amino-acid sequence MDQRGRTHEVDWPARPDLSLALNRMGTFDWDLESGRMHLDATALKVLDLPAEEFAGTPEALLARVLPDERARLEHRVENALRDGRSHYGAYFRTLRHDGGTAWTHVQGHVLRDPRGRPYRIIGILRDAAADPNEPGASGNGDEGRRRMTGVVERTTAILAHARTVNDVTDVLKDPEALGHLGAVSVMLGIVDGARIHLVAEGQLGSYVPEIEYTRIDAQFPMSEAVRTLQPVFIASREQFQRGYPRLWPYIEPLAVRSGVYLPLIAQGRPVGALGLLYQREGDFTAEERNVLVALGSGIAQSLQRAILFEQEHDLAEGLQRAMLPRRIPDVPGALIAVRYRAARMGRDIGGDWYDVVPLGGGRVGVMIGDVEGHDTDAAAVMGQLRIVFRAYVMEGHTPGTAMARASAFLRDLATERFATCTYAEVDLNTGTLHLVRAGHLDPVVRRGDGTCHRVQVAGGLPLGLPPREQAGTGSGYPVTSLELHPGDTLLLCTDGLLERSGGDLETGMREFMEAARDGPVDVEELADVLCDLVGDAGGGDDMALLLLRRRGTPAPRGGGPLHQRLVPGDPDSLVMGRHLIRAAVAAWGARERADEIELVADELMTNALVHTDGGGLVSLRLTAEGRIRIEVEDFSSALPRRREADDWAVSGRGLMLVERLAEGWGVEPRGGGKCVWCEFTVPRGDGR; translated from the coding sequence ATGGACCAGCGGGGACGGACCCACGAGGTCGACTGGCCCGCGCGGCCGGATCTGAGCCTCGCGCTCAATCGCATGGGCACCTTCGACTGGGACCTCGAAAGCGGCCGCATGCATCTGGACGCCACCGCTCTAAAGGTCCTCGACCTGCCCGCCGAGGAGTTCGCCGGAACGCCCGAGGCACTGCTCGCCCGCGTCCTGCCCGACGAGAGGGCCCGGTTGGAGCACCGCGTCGAGAACGCCCTGCGGGACGGGCGCAGCCACTACGGGGCCTACTTCCGCACCCTGCGCCACGACGGCGGCACCGCGTGGACCCACGTCCAGGGGCACGTCCTGCGGGATCCGCGGGGCCGCCCGTACCGGATCATCGGCATCCTCCGCGACGCCGCCGCGGACCCCAACGAGCCGGGCGCCTCCGGGAACGGGGACGAGGGACGCCGGCGGATGACCGGGGTCGTCGAGCGGACCACCGCGATCCTCGCGCACGCCCGCACCGTCAACGACGTGACCGACGTCCTCAAGGACCCCGAGGCGCTCGGCCACCTCGGCGCCGTCAGCGTCATGCTCGGGATCGTCGACGGCGCCCGCATCCACCTGGTCGCCGAAGGGCAGCTCGGCTCGTACGTCCCCGAGATCGAGTACACGCGGATCGACGCGCAGTTCCCCATGAGCGAGGCCGTACGGACCCTGCAGCCGGTTTTCATCGCCTCGCGGGAGCAGTTCCAGCGCGGCTATCCGCGACTGTGGCCGTACATCGAGCCGCTCGCCGTGCGCAGCGGCGTCTACCTCCCGCTGATCGCCCAGGGGCGGCCCGTCGGCGCCCTCGGCCTGCTGTACCAGCGGGAAGGGGACTTCACCGCGGAGGAGCGCAACGTCCTGGTCGCCCTCGGCAGCGGCATCGCGCAGAGCCTCCAGCGGGCGATCCTCTTCGAGCAGGAGCACGACCTCGCCGAAGGCCTCCAGCGGGCCATGCTGCCCCGCCGCATCCCGGACGTGCCGGGCGCGTTGATCGCCGTCCGGTACCGGGCGGCGCGGATGGGGCGCGACATCGGCGGCGACTGGTACGACGTGGTCCCGCTCGGCGGCGGCCGGGTCGGGGTGATGATCGGCGACGTCGAGGGCCACGACACGGACGCGGCGGCCGTCATGGGCCAGCTCCGGATCGTGTTCCGCGCCTACGTCATGGAGGGCCACACCCCCGGTACGGCGATGGCGCGCGCCTCCGCCTTCCTGCGGGACCTGGCCACCGAACGCTTCGCCACCTGCACCTATGCCGAGGTGGACCTGAACACCGGAACCCTCCACCTGGTCCGGGCCGGCCACCTGGACCCGGTCGTCCGGCGCGGCGACGGCACCTGCCACCGCGTCCAGGTGGCGGGCGGGCTGCCGCTCGGCCTGCCCCCGCGCGAGCAGGCGGGCACCGGCTCCGGCTACCCGGTCACCAGCCTGGAACTGCACCCCGGGGACACCCTGCTGCTCTGCACCGACGGGCTGCTCGAACGGTCCGGCGGTGACCTGGAGACCGGGATGCGGGAGTTCATGGAGGCGGCCCGCGACGGTCCCGTCGACGTCGAGGAACTGGCCGACGTCCTGTGCGACCTCGTCGGGGACGCGGGCGGCGGGGACGACATGGCCCTGCTCCTGCTGCGCCGGCGCGGCACCCCCGCCCCGCGCGGTGGCGGCCCGTTGCACCAGCGCCTCGTTCCCGGGGATCCCGACAGCCTGGTGATGGGCCGTCACCTGATCCGGGCGGCGGTGGCCGCCTGGGGGGCCCGGGAGCGCGCCGACGAGATCGAGCTGGTGGCGGACGAGCTGATGACCAACGCCCTCGTGCACACCGACGGCGGCGGCCTGGTCAGTCTGCGGCTGACGGCCGAGGGCCGGATCCGGATCGAGGTCGAGGACTTCAGCAGCGCCCTGCCGCGCCGCCGCGAGGCCGACGACTGGGCGGTGTCGGGCCGCGGCCTGATGCTGGTGGAACGGCTCGCGGAGGGCTGGGGCGTGGAGCCCCGGGGCGGCGGGAAGTGCGTGTGGTGCGAGTTCACCGTTCCCCGGGGGGACGGGCGCTGA
- a CDS encoding DUF4328 domain-containing protein → MSFSAPGSPPPPPPPGQPPYGAAPRPEYPGPPGPAFPSPSYPAPAHPAYPTPQPAAPVLRSPRGLATAVTVLLCAAAVAALLGCVADLYTWSLMKDVQADPFAVQQHTLEGADLLTTLTGGFQGLTLLATAVVFVIWFHRVRTNGGIFNPGAFTRSAGWAVGAWFIPFGNLFLPYRVAAQTWAASVQLGPDGSFRRVSTVPLTSWWILWVLSRVLDTTATLLGSRADTPQALRTASALGAFAGLTTVAAAGLGIVFVLRLTALQNVKAVQGPYAAA, encoded by the coding sequence ATGTCCTTCAGCGCGCCCGGCTCGCCGCCGCCCCCGCCTCCGCCGGGGCAGCCGCCGTACGGGGCCGCCCCACGACCGGAGTACCCCGGGCCACCGGGACCGGCGTTCCCCTCCCCGTCCTACCCGGCCCCTGCCCACCCCGCCTACCCCACCCCGCAGCCGGCCGCCCCCGTGCTGCGTTCCCCGCGGGGCCTCGCGACGGCCGTGACGGTGCTGCTCTGCGCGGCGGCCGTCGCCGCCCTGCTGGGGTGCGTCGCCGACCTGTACACGTGGTCGCTGATGAAGGACGTACAGGCCGATCCCTTCGCGGTGCAGCAGCACACCCTCGAAGGCGCGGACCTGCTCACCACCCTCACCGGCGGCTTCCAGGGCCTGACGCTGCTGGCCACGGCGGTCGTCTTCGTCATCTGGTTCCACCGGGTGCGGACCAACGGCGGGATCTTCAACCCGGGTGCCTTCACCCGGTCCGCGGGCTGGGCCGTGGGGGCCTGGTTCATCCCCTTCGGCAACCTCTTCCTCCCCTACCGGGTCGCGGCGCAGACCTGGGCGGCGAGCGTGCAGCTGGGCCCGGACGGCTCCTTCCGGCGGGTCTCCACGGTGCCGCTGACCTCGTGGTGGATCCTCTGGGTCCTCTCCCGGGTCCTCGACACGACGGCCACGCTGCTCGGCAGCCGGGCGGACACCCCGCAGGCCCTGCGCACCGCGTCCGCCCTGGGCGCGTTCGCCGGTCTGACCACCGTGGCCGCGGCCGGGCTGGGCATCGTCTTCGTGCTCAGGCTGACGGCCCTGCAGAACGTGAAGGCCGTGCAGGGGCCGTACGCCGCCGCCTGA
- a CDS encoding ABC transporter permease — protein sequence MSRLRTRTRPPLALALPALLAVAFLLLPLIGILSRTQWGELGTHLTSPGVVEALQLSLVVSLWALGLSLLLGVPLAWLLARVPFKGKALVRSLVLLPMVLPPTVGGVALLLGFGRRGLLGPWLEDTFGVTLPFHTSGAVVAATFVAMPFLVISLEGALGGLKQSYEETAASLGAPPVRVFFTVTLPMVAPGLVAGAALTWARALGEFGATITFAGNLPGTTQTLPLQVYLLLQDKPEAATSVSLLLLAIAMGVLIALRGRWTATPVAAKDAGAGRPAEERAPSAPGQDAPPSDGSAAAAPSPSPAPAPRGEAARAEGGGWPLHAEVTGFNELTLDAGPGTTIAVVGENGAGKTTLLRALLGLTPRAHARLRLGDTDVTALPPHRRQVAWVPQDGALFPHLTALANTAYGLRARGAGRAAARREAQAWLDRLGVGHLARRKPAQLSGGQAQRVALARALAARPRLLLLDEPLAALDQTTRAHVRHTLRAHLAGFDGVCLIVTHDPVEAVSLADRVLVLSDGRTLQDGAPAEVTRRPRSPWVARMLGRNAWPGTASADGLALGPGGRLVVAEALPEGAEALAIIAPEAVSVHRERPGGSPRNVWPGTIREITAVGSRLRVLVGSAEVPDLVAEVTPEAAAELGLADGTAVWTSVKATEVTLVRL from the coding sequence ATGAGCAGACTCCGCACCCGCACCCGGCCTCCGCTGGCACTCGCGCTGCCCGCGCTGCTCGCCGTCGCGTTCCTGCTGCTGCCGCTGATCGGGATCCTCTCCCGTACGCAGTGGGGCGAACTCGGTACCCACCTCACCAGCCCCGGCGTCGTCGAGGCGCTGCAGCTGTCGCTGGTGGTGTCGCTGTGGGCGCTCGGCCTCTCCCTGCTGCTCGGCGTGCCGCTCGCCTGGCTGCTGGCCCGGGTCCCCTTCAAGGGCAAGGCCCTGGTGCGCTCGCTGGTGCTGCTGCCCATGGTGCTGCCGCCGACCGTCGGCGGTGTGGCCCTGCTGCTGGGCTTCGGGCGGCGCGGACTCCTCGGCCCCTGGCTGGAGGACACCTTCGGCGTCACCCTGCCGTTCCACACCTCCGGTGCCGTCGTCGCGGCCACGTTCGTGGCGATGCCCTTCCTGGTGATCAGCCTGGAGGGCGCGCTCGGCGGGCTCAAGCAGAGCTACGAGGAGACGGCCGCCTCCCTCGGCGCCCCGCCGGTCCGGGTGTTCTTCACCGTGACCCTGCCCATGGTGGCCCCCGGTCTGGTGGCCGGGGCGGCCCTCACCTGGGCCCGCGCGCTGGGCGAGTTCGGCGCGACCATCACCTTCGCGGGCAACCTGCCCGGCACCACCCAGACGCTTCCCCTCCAGGTGTACCTGCTGCTCCAGGACAAGCCGGAGGCCGCCACCTCGGTGTCGCTGCTGCTGCTCGCCATCGCCATGGGCGTGCTCATCGCCCTGCGCGGACGCTGGACCGCCACCCCGGTCGCCGCGAAGGACGCCGGGGCGGGGCGGCCGGCCGAGGAGCGCGCACCGTCCGCCCCGGGGCAGGACGCGCCCCCGTCCGACGGATCCGCCGCCGCCGCACCCTCACCCTCACCCGCTCCCGCTCCCCGCGGTGAGGCCGCGCGGGCCGAGGGCGGCGGATGGCCCCTGCACGCCGAGGTGACCGGCTTCAACGAGCTGACCCTGGACGCCGGACCGGGCACCACCATCGCCGTCGTCGGCGAGAACGGCGCCGGCAAGACCACCCTGCTGCGGGCCCTGCTCGGACTGACCCCGCGCGCCCACGCCCGGCTGCGCCTCGGGGACACCGACGTCACCGCCCTGCCCCCGCACCGGCGCCAGGTGGCCTGGGTGCCGCAGGACGGGGCGCTGTTCCCCCATCTGACGGCCCTCGCCAACACCGCGTACGGGCTGCGCGCCCGCGGGGCCGGCCGCGCCGCGGCCCGCCGCGAGGCGCAGGCCTGGCTGGACCGGCTCGGCGTCGGCCACCTCGCCCGGCGCAAGCCGGCCCAGCTGTCCGGGGGGCAGGCCCAGCGGGTGGCCCTCGCGCGGGCGCTCGCCGCCCGTCCCCGGCTGCTGCTGCTCGACGAGCCCCTCGCCGCCCTCGACCAGACCACCCGGGCCCACGTGCGGCACACCCTGCGCGCGCACCTGGCGGGCTTCGACGGTGTCTGTCTGATCGTCACCCACGATCCCGTGGAGGCGGTGTCGCTGGCCGACCGGGTCCTCGTCCTCTCCGACGGGCGCACCCTGCAGGACGGGGCCCCGGCCGAGGTGACCCGCCGGCCGCGCTCGCCCTGGGTGGCCCGGATGCTGGGCCGCAACGCCTGGCCCGGCACCGCCTCCGCCGACGGGCTCGCGCTCGGCCCGGGCGGGCGGCTCGTGGTGGCGGAGGCCCTGCCCGAAGGGGCGGAGGCGCTGGCGATCATCGCCCCGGAGGCGGTGTCGGTACACCGGGAGCGCCCCGGCGGCAGTCCGCGCAACGTCTGGCCCGGCACCATACGGGAGATCACCGCGGTCGGCAGCCGGCTGCGCGTCCTCGTGGGGTCCGCCGAGGTCCCCGACCTGGTCGCGGAGGTCACTCCGGAGGCGGCCGCCGAACTGGGTCTGGCCGACGGCACCGCGGTCTGGACGAGCGTGAAGGCGACCGAGGTCACCCTCGTACGCCTGTAG
- the modA gene encoding molybdate ABC transporter substrate-binding protein, which yields MYPTLNRRAAAAALTAALLVPLSACGSDAEKKDGAAGSPSASAPAAAPAKNVNLTVLAASSLTDVFKTAGEAYQKSHPGTKITFSFAGSQELAAQVKQGAPADALVTADTKTMDGLKGETNDAAVIAKNRLVIAAGKDNPFKIDELKDLADSKIKVVLAAPEVPVGRYSKQILDAQKIEVKPVSQEANVRAVLSKVELGEADAGLVYKTDSAKSGDKVVTVDIPDDQNAVASYPAATLKQSKNSEAAAAFVAWLSTPEAQKILQDAGFQKA from the coding sequence GTGTACCCGACCCTGAACCGCCGCGCGGCCGCAGCCGCGCTGACCGCCGCCCTGCTCGTCCCGCTGTCCGCCTGTGGCAGCGACGCCGAGAAGAAGGACGGCGCCGCGGGCTCCCCGTCCGCCTCGGCCCCGGCCGCGGCCCCGGCCAAGAACGTGAACCTCACCGTCCTCGCCGCCTCCTCCCTCACCGACGTCTTCAAGACCGCCGGTGAGGCGTACCAGAAGTCCCACCCCGGAACGAAGATCACCTTCTCCTTCGCCGGTTCGCAGGAGCTGGCCGCGCAGGTGAAGCAGGGCGCCCCGGCCGATGCCCTGGTCACCGCCGACACCAAGACGATGGACGGCCTCAAGGGCGAGACCAACGACGCCGCGGTCATCGCGAAGAACCGTCTCGTCATCGCGGCGGGCAAGGACAACCCGTTCAAGATCGACGAGCTGAAGGACCTCGCCGACTCCAAGATCAAGGTCGTCCTGGCGGCGCCCGAGGTCCCCGTCGGCCGCTACAGCAAGCAGATCCTCGACGCCCAGAAGATCGAGGTGAAGCCGGTCTCCCAGGAGGCGAACGTCCGCGCCGTCCTCTCCAAGGTCGAGCTGGGCGAGGCCGACGCCGGTCTCGTCTACAAGACGGACTCCGCCAAGTCCGGTGACAAGGTCGTCACCGTCGACATCCCGGACGACCAGAACGCCGTGGCCTCCTACCCGGCCGCGACGCTCAAGCAGTCCAAGAACAGCGAGGCCGCGGCCGCGTTCGTGGCCTGGCTGAGCACCCCGGAGGCCCAGAAGATCCTCCAGGACGCCGGCTTCCAGAAGGCGTAA
- a CDS encoding molybdopterin-binding protein, which yields MQSYTIGQAARLLGVSPDTARRWADAGRVATHRDEGGRRLINGRDLAVFSVEVGQGAHAEDGEPYTSARNAFPGIVTAVKLGDVAAQVEIQAGPHRLVSLLTREAVEELGLEVGMQATARVKSTSVHIDRT from the coding sequence ATGCAGTCCTACACCATCGGACAGGCGGCACGTCTGCTGGGCGTCAGCCCGGACACGGCGCGCCGCTGGGCCGACGCCGGCCGGGTCGCGACCCATCGCGACGAGGGCGGCCGTCGTCTGATCAACGGCCGTGACCTCGCGGTCTTCTCCGTCGAGGTGGGGCAGGGCGCCCACGCCGAGGACGGAGAGCCCTACACCTCCGCGCGCAACGCCTTCCCCGGGATCGTCACCGCCGTCAAACTCGGCGACGTGGCCGCCCAGGTGGAGATCCAGGCCGGTCCCCACCGCCTGGTCTCCCTGCTCACCCGCGAGGCCGTCGAGGAACTGGGTCTGGAGGTCGGCATGCAGGCCACCGCCCGCGTGAAGTCCACCAGCGTGCACATCGACCGCACCTGA
- a CDS encoding S4 domain-containing protein, whose translation MADADARTTGSTDAGGTARVDAWMWSVRLTKTRSVAATACRAGHVKVNGERAKPAQSVRAGDEVRLYHAGRERVVVVRRPVTKRVGAPVAAECFIDNSPPPPTPVEAAVVGIRDRGAGRPTKRERREIETLRGRP comes from the coding sequence ATGGCTGATGCAGACGCGAGGACGACGGGTTCGACGGATGCGGGCGGTACGGCGAGGGTGGACGCCTGGATGTGGTCGGTGCGCCTGACCAAGACCCGGTCGGTCGCCGCCACCGCCTGCCGGGCGGGCCACGTCAAGGTCAACGGGGAGCGCGCGAAGCCCGCGCAGAGCGTGCGCGCGGGGGACGAGGTGCGGCTCTACCACGCGGGGCGCGAGCGCGTCGTCGTGGTTCGGCGGCCGGTGACCAAGCGGGTCGGGGCTCCCGTCGCGGCGGAGTGCTTCATCGACAACAGCCCGCCGCCGCCCACTCCGGTGGAGGCGGCCGTGGTCGGCATCCGCGACCGCGGGGCGGGCCGCCCGACCAAGCGCGAGCGCCGCGAGATCGAAACCCTGCGCGGGCGCCCGTAG
- a CDS encoding PTS-dependent dihydroxyacetone kinase phosphotransferase subunit DhaM, protein MSGGPVVGIVLVSHSAAVAESVAELARGLAAGGAVAPVAPAGGAVDGGLGTSAELILAAAASVDQGAGVALLTDLGSSVLTVKALLEDEELPAGSRLADAPFLEGAVAAVVAASAGAPLDAVVAAAAEAYDYRKA, encoded by the coding sequence ATGAGCGGCGGGCCGGTGGTCGGGATCGTGCTGGTCTCCCACAGCGCCGCGGTCGCGGAGTCGGTGGCGGAGCTGGCCCGCGGGCTGGCCGCGGGCGGAGCGGTGGCTCCGGTGGCCCCGGCGGGCGGCGCCGTCGACGGCGGGCTGGGGACGAGCGCGGAGCTGATCCTGGCGGCCGCGGCGTCGGTGGACCAGGGGGCGGGGGTGGCACTCCTGACCGACCTGGGCAGCTCGGTGCTGACGGTCAAGGCCCTGTTGGAGGACGAGGAACTGCCCGCCGGATCCCGGCTGGCGGACGCCCCCTTCCTGGAGGGGGCGGTGGCGGCGGTGGTGGCCGCCTCCGCGGGCGCCCCGCTGGACGCGGTGGTGGCGGCCGCCGCCGAGGCGTACGACTACCGCAAGGCCTGA
- the dhaL gene encoding dihydroxyacetone kinase subunit DhaL, giving the protein MRDADFFRRWLDAAAASVEREADRLTELDSPIGDADHGSNMLRGFVAVRAALAGADAAAPPGALLQLAGRTLISTVGGASGPLYGTLLRSSGKELGEAAEVSDEQVRGALDAGVGAVARLGGAAPGDKTMLDALVPGVAALAASYGDAADAAENGAEATTPMLARKGRASYLGERSIGHQDPGATSSALLLRALADAAGGTGDTGGAA; this is encoded by the coding sequence GTGCGTGACGCAGACTTCTTCCGACGCTGGTTGGACGCCGCCGCGGCGTCCGTGGAGCGGGAGGCGGACCGGCTGACGGAGCTGGACTCCCCCATCGGGGACGCCGATCACGGGAGCAACATGCTGCGGGGTTTCGTCGCCGTCCGCGCGGCGCTGGCCGGGGCCGACGCGGCGGCCCCGCCGGGCGCGCTGCTGCAACTGGCCGGGCGGACGCTGATCTCCACCGTCGGCGGCGCCTCCGGTCCGCTGTACGGGACACTGCTGCGCAGCAGTGGCAAGGAGCTCGGGGAGGCCGCCGAGGTCTCCGACGAGCAGGTGCGCGGGGCGCTGGACGCGGGGGTGGGCGCGGTGGCCCGGCTCGGCGGGGCGGCACCGGGCGACAAGACCATGCTGGACGCGCTGGTACCGGGGGTCGCGGCCCTCGCCGCCTCCTACGGCGACGCCGCGGACGCGGCCGAGAACGGCGCGGAGGCGACCACGCCGATGCTCGCGCGCAAGGGCCGGGCCAGTTACCTCGGGGAGCGCAGCATCGGGCACCAGGACCCGGGCGCCACCTCGTCGGCGCTGCTGCTGCGCGCGCTGGCCGACGCCGCCGGGGGCACCGGCGACACGGGCGGTGCGGCATGA